One window from the genome of Streptomyces cadmiisoli encodes:
- a CDS encoding alpha-L-rhamnosidase has translation MISRRRLLSTTSTAALATALTAPLARAAAPDSAGAQHSSRTSLDVTAPSVEYTRNPLGVDVARPRLTWPLSGDGTQSAYQVRVATTVNRLTDPDVWDSGKVASQDSALVPYGGPALTARTRYHWQVRVWDASGKASKWSAPSWWETGLDDWSAHWIAAPAALVGAPDLKDASWIWFPEGDPASSAPAATRWFRLRVDVPTGVTRARLVTNADDGYTAHVNGTQVAHADADGPAENWRRPALTDVTAELGSGPAVVAVAATNASVSPAGLLGTLELTLADGTVRRVPTGSEWKVTDKEPSGSWTTTEFDDTSWSAAKVLAAWGAGPWGKVTPAHSPAAQLRHEFRLKGGRITRARLYATALGLYEAQLNGHRVGQDRLAPGWTDYRKRVQYQTYDVTKLLSPGRNALGVTLAAGWYAGSIAWFGAHQYGERPAVLAQLEVTYADGTTQTVVSDPEWRAATGPVTKADLMAGQDYDARLETAGWTGAGFDDRGWTKAEVLDKVTATLVAQVDGATRVEDTLPARTLTEPEPGVFVYDLGQNMVGTVRLTVSGRAGTKVRLRHAEVLNPDGTLYTANLRTARATDTYTLKGKGRETYEPSFTFHGFRYVEVTGYPGKPPLSAVVGRVVHTSAPFTMDFQTNLPMLNQLHSNITWGQRGNFVSVPTDTPARDERLGWTGDINVFAPTAAYTMESARFLTKWLTDLRDAQTDDGAFTDVAPNVGGLGHGVAGWGDAGVTVPWALYEAYGDTRVLEESWESMLKWLAYLEAHSKGYLRPAEGYGDWLNVQDETPKDVIGTAYFAHAADLVGRTAAALGKDPKPYQELFHAVRDAFRAAYVTGGGRVKGDTQTAYVLALSMDLLADGDRGPAADRLVDLIRSKDWHLSTGFLGTPRLLPVLTDTGHTDVAYRLLTQRSFPSWGYQIDRGATTMWERWDSIRPDGSFQDAGMNSFNHYAYGSVGAWMYANIAGIAPAAPGFRSIRVRPRPGGGVTRAQGRFESVHGPITTRWTAGDDGFRLSLSVPANTTAEVWVPVGDGAADQVSHGAAKFLRTEDGCAVYSAAPGRHEFAT, from the coding sequence GTGATCAGTAGAAGACGACTGCTCAGCACGACCAGCACCGCCGCTCTTGCCACCGCGCTCACCGCACCGCTCGCTCGGGCCGCCGCACCCGACTCCGCCGGCGCGCAGCACTCTTCGCGAACATCGCTGGATGTCACCGCTCCCAGCGTCGAGTACACCCGAAATCCGCTGGGCGTCGATGTCGCACGTCCTCGACTCACCTGGCCGCTCTCGGGCGACGGGACGCAGAGCGCGTACCAGGTCCGGGTCGCAACGACCGTGAACCGCCTCACCGACCCCGACGTCTGGGACAGCGGCAAGGTCGCCTCCCAAGACTCGGCCCTGGTGCCGTACGGGGGCCCGGCCCTCACGGCGCGCACCCGTTACCACTGGCAGGTCCGCGTCTGGGACGCCTCCGGAAAGGCGTCGAAGTGGAGCGCGCCGTCCTGGTGGGAGACAGGTCTGGACGACTGGTCGGCACACTGGATCGCCGCACCGGCCGCGCTGGTCGGCGCACCCGATCTCAAGGACGCCTCCTGGATCTGGTTTCCCGAGGGGGACCCGGCGAGCAGCGCTCCGGCCGCGACCCGCTGGTTCCGGCTCCGAGTGGACGTTCCGACCGGCGTCACCCGGGCGCGCCTGGTGACGAACGCCGATGACGGCTACACGGCGCACGTCAATGGCACGCAGGTGGCGCACGCGGACGCGGACGGCCCCGCCGAGAACTGGCGCCGCCCCGCTCTCACCGACGTCACGGCGGAGCTGGGCTCCGGCCCGGCGGTGGTCGCGGTGGCGGCGACCAACGCCTCGGTGAGCCCCGCCGGCCTCCTCGGCACGCTGGAACTGACGCTGGCGGACGGCACCGTGCGCAGGGTGCCCACCGGCTCCGAGTGGAAGGTCACCGACAAGGAACCGTCCGGGAGTTGGACCACGACGGAGTTCGACGACACGTCCTGGTCCGCGGCCAAGGTCCTCGCCGCCTGGGGTGCCGGGCCATGGGGCAAGGTGACCCCGGCCCACTCCCCCGCCGCTCAACTGCGCCACGAGTTCCGGCTCAAGGGCGGACGGATCACACGGGCACGTCTGTACGCGACGGCGCTCGGTTTGTACGAGGCCCAGCTCAACGGCCACCGCGTCGGACAGGACAGGCTCGCGCCGGGCTGGACGGATTACCGCAAGCGGGTGCAGTACCAGACCTACGACGTGACGAAGCTGCTCTCCCCCGGCAGGAACGCGCTCGGCGTGACCCTGGCCGCCGGCTGGTACGCAGGCAGCATCGCCTGGTTCGGCGCCCACCAGTACGGCGAACGTCCGGCGGTGCTGGCCCAGTTGGAGGTCACCTACGCGGACGGGACGACGCAGACGGTCGTCTCGGACCCGGAGTGGCGCGCCGCCACGGGACCCGTCACGAAGGCCGACCTGATGGCGGGCCAGGACTACGACGCCCGGCTGGAGACGGCAGGCTGGACCGGCGCCGGCTTCGACGACCGCGGGTGGACGAAGGCAGAGGTCCTCGACAAGGTCACGGCGACCCTCGTCGCCCAGGTCGACGGCGCGACGAGGGTCGAGGACACGTTGCCCGCGCGGACGCTGACCGAGCCCGAGCCCGGCGTGTTCGTCTACGACCTGGGGCAGAACATGGTCGGCACGGTTCGCCTCACCGTGTCCGGGAGGGCCGGTACGAAGGTGCGGCTGCGCCACGCCGAGGTCCTGAACCCGGACGGCACGCTGTACACGGCGAACCTGCGCACGGCGCGCGCGACCGACACCTACACCCTCAAGGGCAAGGGCCGGGAGACCTACGAACCGAGCTTCACCTTCCACGGCTTCCGCTACGTCGAGGTGACCGGATACCCCGGGAAGCCTCCGCTGAGCGCGGTCGTGGGGCGGGTGGTGCACACGTCGGCGCCGTTCACGATGGATTTCCAGACGAATCTGCCGATGCTCAACCAACTGCACAGCAACATCACCTGGGGGCAGCGCGGCAACTTCGTCTCGGTTCCGACGGACACCCCCGCGCGCGACGAGCGGCTGGGCTGGACCGGCGACATCAACGTCTTCGCCCCGACGGCCGCGTACACGATGGAGTCGGCACGGTTCCTGACCAAGTGGCTCACCGATCTGCGCGACGCGCAGACCGACGACGGGGCGTTCACCGACGTGGCACCCAACGTCGGAGGGCTCGGCCACGGGGTCGCGGGCTGGGGCGACGCGGGGGTGACGGTCCCGTGGGCGCTGTACGAGGCCTACGGCGACACCCGTGTCCTGGAGGAGTCCTGGGAGTCGATGCTGAAATGGCTCGCCTACCTGGAGGCGCACAGCAAGGGGTACCTGCGGCCGGCCGAGGGCTACGGGGACTGGCTCAACGTGCAGGACGAGACCCCCAAGGACGTCATCGGCACCGCGTACTTCGCGCACGCGGCCGATCTGGTGGGGCGTACGGCCGCGGCGCTCGGCAAGGACCCCAAGCCCTACCAGGAGTTGTTCCACGCCGTGCGCGACGCGTTCCGTGCCGCCTACGTGACCGGTGGCGGCCGCGTGAAGGGCGACACACAGACCGCCTATGTGCTGGCCCTGTCCATGGATCTGCTGGCCGACGGGGACAGGGGTCCGGCGGCGGACCGCCTCGTCGACCTGATCCGCTCGAAGGACTGGCACCTGTCGACCGGCTTCCTGGGGACGCCGCGGCTGCTGCCCGTACTGACGGACACCGGCCACACGGACGTCGCGTACCGGCTGCTGACGCAGCGCTCGTTCCCGAGCTGGGGCTACCAGATCGACCGGGGCGCGACGACGATGTGGGAGCGCTGGGACTCCATCCGTCCGGACGGCTCCTTCCAGGACGCCGGCATGAACTCCTTCAACCACTACGCGTACGGGTCCGTCGGTGCCTGGATGTACGCGAACATCGCGGGCATCGCCCCGGCCGCTCCCGGCTTCCGCTCGATCCGCGTCCGGCCGCGCCCCGGTGGGGGTGTGACCCGGGCCCAGGGGCGGTTCGAGTCGGTGCACGGCCCGATCACCACACGCTGGACCGCGGGCGACGACGGCTTCCGGCTGTCACTGTCCGTGCCGGCGAACACGACGGCCGAGGTCTGGGTCCCCGTCGGCGACGGTGCCGCGGATCAAGTCAGCCATGGTGCGGCGAAGTTCCTGCGCACGGAGGACGGCTGCGCCGTGTACTCCGCGGCTCCGGGGCGCCACGAGTTCGCGACCTGA
- a CDS encoding ADP-ribosyltransferase domain-containing protein gives MSDARTPATPDPNDPLALAELFKGGGEPWLPLLKPVIEAQPDAAAFIGPGRSPEVVPVRELTFQALKPNAPHKWKVVVFGQNPYPRPESATGIAMFDNTFHDWKDSQFGRVVSIRCIIKAAAMWKYGIPKKTPIADIRALLKERDTVQPPEWFQAMLTQGVLLLNAALTASGDGAMGTDRHTRFWRPVAERVVEEILKAKQSADEEDRGVVFAWWGAHARSLKKVVLQLQKKYPEVEVRHIDHANPAAQGDIFCDGDHFEMVNNALASLGADPIDWLPSTGWNNLAAGSGQAGGDVADRMGAFIASTMELHQLYLDRLSGVKDEGLVLPAITGMFDTPLMEFREAVAPVAGLLSGLGHHVDRSHEFGKRRADEASGGLSAEAIAALYLYTCESTFYREINSVLRTPDRTRLVPYLPYLRLLFSAVSQLPARTAPLWRGVALDMRAQYPLGRTVTWWGVSSCTSELGVAKAFLGGRGKRTLFEVVPARAVSIRDFSAFTSEEEFILLPGTQLKVTDVKAERGGLCTVKLTEVQEQTLVS, from the coding sequence ATGAGCGATGCCCGCACCCCCGCCACGCCCGACCCCAACGACCCGCTCGCCCTCGCGGAACTGTTCAAGGGCGGCGGTGAACCATGGCTTCCGCTGCTGAAGCCGGTCATCGAGGCGCAGCCGGACGCTGCCGCGTTCATCGGCCCCGGCCGCAGCCCGGAGGTCGTCCCTGTTCGCGAACTGACCTTCCAGGCGCTGAAGCCCAACGCGCCGCACAAGTGGAAGGTCGTGGTCTTCGGCCAGAATCCGTATCCGCGGCCGGAGAGCGCCACCGGCATCGCCATGTTCGACAACACCTTCCACGACTGGAAGGACAGCCAGTTCGGCAGGGTCGTCAGCATCCGCTGCATCATCAAAGCGGCGGCGATGTGGAAGTACGGGATTCCCAAGAAGACCCCGATAGCCGACATTCGCGCGCTGCTGAAGGAGCGCGACACCGTGCAGCCGCCGGAGTGGTTCCAGGCGATGCTCACGCAGGGCGTGCTGCTGCTGAACGCGGCGCTGACGGCCAGCGGCGACGGCGCGATGGGCACCGACCGGCACACCCGGTTCTGGCGACCGGTCGCCGAGCGGGTCGTCGAGGAGATACTCAAGGCCAAGCAGAGCGCCGACGAGGAGGACCGCGGGGTCGTCTTCGCGTGGTGGGGGGCGCACGCGCGCAGCCTGAAGAAGGTCGTCCTCCAGCTCCAGAAGAAGTATCCCGAGGTCGAGGTCCGGCACATCGACCACGCCAATCCCGCGGCACAGGGCGACATCTTCTGCGACGGCGACCACTTCGAGATGGTGAACAACGCCCTCGCATCGCTGGGCGCCGACCCGATCGACTGGCTGCCGAGCACCGGCTGGAACAATCTCGCGGCGGGCAGCGGTCAGGCCGGCGGTGATGTCGCGGACCGTATGGGCGCGTTCATCGCGTCCACCATGGAACTGCATCAGCTGTACCTCGACCGTCTCTCGGGGGTCAAGGACGAAGGTCTCGTCCTCCCCGCGATCACCGGGATGTTCGACACTCCGCTGATGGAGTTCCGCGAGGCCGTCGCCCCGGTCGCCGGGCTGCTGTCCGGACTGGGCCATCACGTCGACCGTTCACACGAGTTCGGCAAGCGGCGGGCCGACGAGGCGTCCGGCGGCCTGTCCGCCGAAGCGATCGCGGCTCTCTACCTCTACACGTGCGAGTCCACGTTCTACCGGGAGATCAACTCCGTCCTGCGCACCCCGGACCGGACCAGACTCGTCCCGTACCTGCCCTACCTGCGCCTGCTGTTCTCGGCGGTGTCACAACTCCCGGCGCGGACAGCTCCGTTGTGGCGCGGTGTGGCCCTGGACATGCGTGCGCAGTACCCGCTCGGCCGGACCGTGACCTGGTGGGGTGTTTCCTCGTGCACCTCCGAGCTGGGCGTGGCCAAGGCGTTCCTCGGCGGCCGGGGCAAACGGACGCTGTTCGAGGTCGTCCCCGCCCGAGCGGTGAGCATCCGCGACTTCTCCGCGTTCACCAGCGAGGAGGAGTTCATCCTGCTGCCGGGAACGCAGTTGAAGGTCACGGACGTCAAGGCCGAGCGCGGCGGTCTGTGCACCGTGAAGCTGACGGAGGTGCAGGAGCAGACCCTGGTGTCCTGA
- a CDS encoding NAD(P)H-dependent oxidoreductase, producing the protein MPTRTLVLLAHPALHRSRINAALAGEVRGLDHVTLHDIHEAYPDRVIDVAAEQRLVREHDVIVFQFPFHWYSVPGFLKQWLDEVMLRDFAYDTGPLLEGKTLQLVTSTGGVEDAYGPDGFHRFTMAELLRPLEQTAHRMGLAYADPLVLHDARGTSDEELALHAKRYRELLLGYA; encoded by the coding sequence ATGCCGACACGCACTCTGGTGCTGCTCGCCCATCCCGCCCTGCACCGCTCACGGATCAATGCGGCGCTGGCCGGCGAAGTCCGCGGACTGGACCACGTCACACTGCACGACATCCATGAGGCGTACCCGGACCGGGTCATCGACGTCGCCGCCGAACAGCGGCTGGTGCGTGAGCACGACGTGATCGTCTTCCAGTTCCCGTTCCACTGGTACTCCGTTCCCGGCTTCCTCAAGCAGTGGCTGGACGAGGTCATGCTGCGGGACTTCGCCTACGACACCGGTCCGCTGCTGGAGGGCAAGACGCTTCAGCTCGTCACGTCGACGGGCGGGGTCGAGGACGCGTACGGACCCGATGGCTTCCATCGCTTCACCATGGCGGAACTGCTGAGGCCGCTGGAGCAGACGGCGCACCGGATGGGTCTTGCGTACGCCGACCCGTTGGTACTGCACGACGCCCGCGGAACCAGCGACGAGGAACTCGCCCTGCACGCCAAGCGCTACCGGGAACTGCTGCTCGGATACGCCTGA
- a CDS encoding SDR family NAD(P)-dependent oxidoreductase, with protein sequence MNAASRLTTPFHSHTSAAEVIDGVDLTGRRAVVTGGASGIGAETVRALALAGAEVTVATRRPEAAESLAAEIAAVRGAGSVRAEALDLGDLTSVDAFAQAWEGPLDILVANAGIMALPTREVGPGGWELQLATNYLGHFALTTALHTALRAAGSARVVLVGSGAHRNVPFDFDDPQFEGRPYDPWVAYGQSKTAMVLFAVGADRWAADGIAVNALNPGYILTNLQRHLDDDTMRAFGVMDDEGNLTPLPYYKTPAQGAATSVLLAASPLVKGVTGRYFEDNQEARVVEIDDEGPGGVARHALDRHAAERLWAYAADAVRR encoded by the coding sequence GTGAACGCCGCATCCAGACTGACCACCCCCTTCCACTCCCACACCAGCGCCGCCGAGGTGATCGACGGCGTGGACCTCACCGGACGCCGCGCCGTGGTCACCGGCGGCGCTTCCGGTATCGGGGCCGAAACCGTCAGGGCCCTGGCCCTGGCCGGCGCCGAGGTCACCGTGGCCACCCGCCGTCCCGAGGCCGCCGAGTCGCTGGCCGCCGAGATCGCCGCCGTTCGCGGCGCGGGGAGCGTGCGAGCCGAGGCACTCGACCTGGGCGACCTCACCTCCGTCGACGCCTTCGCGCAGGCTTGGGAGGGTCCGCTGGACATCCTGGTCGCGAACGCCGGGATCATGGCCCTGCCGACCCGCGAGGTCGGTCCCGGCGGCTGGGAGCTGCAGCTCGCCACGAACTACCTCGGTCACTTCGCGCTGACCACCGCCCTGCACACCGCGCTGCGCGCCGCGGGATCGGCCCGCGTGGTGCTGGTCGGCTCAGGCGCCCACCGCAATGTGCCGTTCGACTTCGACGACCCGCAGTTCGAGGGGCGCCCCTACGATCCCTGGGTCGCGTACGGGCAGTCCAAGACCGCCATGGTCCTCTTCGCCGTCGGGGCCGACCGATGGGCGGCGGACGGCATCGCGGTCAACGCCCTGAACCCCGGGTACATCCTGACCAATTTGCAGCGCCATCTCGACGACGACACCATGCGCGCTTTCGGCGTGATGGACGACGAAGGGAACCTGACACCGCTGCCGTACTACAAGACACCCGCCCAGGGAGCCGCGACATCCGTACTGCTGGCCGCGTCACCGCTGGTGAAGGGCGTCACCGGCCGCTACTTCGAGGACAACCAGGAGGCCCGGGTCGTGGAGATCGACGACGAGGGCCCCGGCGGTGTCGCCCGGCACGCCCTCGACCGTCACGCGGCGGAACGGCTCTGGGCCTACGCCGCCGACGCCGTCCGCCGCTGA
- a CDS encoding TetR/AcrR family transcriptional regulator: protein MAGTVKRPPARQRILDTASELFREHGLRGVGVDRIIDQSGVAKATLYAHFPSKDELAAEYLRRTDDSWRGKLRAAALAAGDDPREQLVGMFDAVAASYRRHGFHGCPFINAAAESEPGTAAHTVTVEHKQLVREWVHGLAEAAGAPQPQALALQLTLLIDGTLAAGRLEQNEAMPAAAKAAARVLVDRAIPAPH from the coding sequence ATGGCAGGTACGGTGAAGCGCCCGCCCGCCCGTCAGCGGATCCTGGACACGGCGAGTGAGCTGTTCAGGGAGCACGGGCTGAGGGGTGTGGGCGTGGACCGCATCATCGATCAGTCCGGTGTCGCCAAGGCGACGCTGTATGCGCACTTCCCGTCCAAGGACGAACTGGCCGCGGAGTATCTGCGCCGGACCGACGACTCCTGGCGCGGGAAGCTGCGGGCGGCCGCGCTCGCCGCGGGGGACGATCCCCGTGAGCAGCTCGTCGGCATGTTCGACGCCGTCGCCGCCTCCTATCGCCGTCACGGATTCCACGGCTGCCCGTTCATCAACGCCGCGGCGGAGAGCGAGCCGGGGACGGCCGCGCACACCGTGACCGTCGAGCACAAGCAGCTGGTCCGGGAGTGGGTGCACGGGCTGGCCGAGGCGGCCGGCGCTCCTCAGCCGCAGGCCCTGGCACTCCAGCTCACACTCCTGATCGACGGAACCCTGGCCGCTGGCAGGCTGGAGCAGAACGAGGCCATGCCGGCCGCCGCCAAGGCCGCCGCGCGTGTCCTGGTCGACCGGGCGATCCCCGCACCGCACTAG
- a CDS encoding macro domain-containing protein, translated as MTVDRVPSPLKVVLTDINTEVVEAWRAAFADTPEIEIRRGSLLDEDVDAWVSPTNSRGRMDGGVDAVVKRYLGAGIQLRVQKAIQSQFAGSLPVGSAVCVASGAVKPRFLISTPTMETSSQNVSDTLNVALACAAAFQAIHQQNKRTPGSIRSVALVGMGAQTGRVPARVCANLMWTGYTLFNDHCFEDYDDLRGTIVAQLDDLESAPVEKPVRITPSPRRASTR; from the coding sequence ATGACTGTGGACCGCGTGCCGTCGCCGCTCAAGGTGGTGCTGACCGACATCAACACCGAAGTGGTGGAGGCCTGGCGAGCGGCGTTCGCGGACACCCCGGAGATCGAGATCCGTCGGGGCTCCCTGCTCGACGAGGACGTCGACGCCTGGGTCAGCCCCACCAACTCCCGGGGCCGGATGGACGGCGGGGTCGACGCGGTCGTCAAGCGGTATCTCGGCGCGGGAATCCAGCTGAGGGTGCAGAAGGCGATCCAGAGCCAGTTCGCCGGATCGCTGCCGGTGGGCAGCGCGGTGTGCGTGGCGTCCGGCGCGGTCAAGCCGAGATTCCTGATCTCCACACCGACGATGGAGACGTCGTCGCAGAACGTCAGCGACACACTGAACGTGGCCCTGGCCTGCGCCGCCGCGTTCCAGGCGATCCACCAGCAGAACAAGAGAACGCCGGGCAGCATCCGTTCGGTGGCGCTGGTCGGCATGGGCGCGCAGACGGGCCGGGTGCCGGCACGGGTGTGCGCCAATCTCATGTGGACGGGCTACACCCTCTTCAACGACCACTGCTTCGAGGACTACGACGACCTGCGCGGCACGATCGTCGCGCAGCTCGACGACCTCGAGAGCGCGCCGGTGGAGAAGCCGGTCCGCATAACGCCGTCCCCGCGCCGTGCGTCGACTCGCTGA
- a CDS encoding DUF6233 domain-containing protein → MTQDPPSRLELLRFARRVFVQQARAGLTQIDRWIADEERRETERRRRLLARPPAPEWLVEQGLGESTAVYVHVGDCHMAGKRSKGVQRDQAVRALADGVDACPHCRPDTRLGILD, encoded by the coding sequence GTGACCCAAGATCCGCCGTCCCGCCTCGAGCTGCTGCGATTCGCCCGGCGCGTGTTCGTCCAGCAGGCCAGGGCGGGCCTGACACAGATCGACCGGTGGATCGCCGACGAGGAACGCCGGGAGACGGAACGCCGGCGCCGCCTTCTCGCCCGGCCTCCCGCGCCGGAGTGGCTCGTCGAACAGGGCCTCGGCGAGAGCACCGCGGTGTACGTCCATGTCGGCGACTGCCACATGGCAGGCAAGCGGTCCAAGGGCGTGCAACGCGATCAGGCGGTCCGGGCGCTGGCCGACGGAGTCGACGCCTGCCCGCACTGCCGACCCGACACACGGCTGGGAATCCTCGACTAG